A window from Pseudomonas moraviensis encodes these proteins:
- a CDS encoding ABC transporter ATP-binding protein: MAVASGAYKKALEGDQTPKQVLVKIDRVTKKFDETIAVDDVSLEIKKGEIFALLGGSGSGKSTLLRMLAGFERPTEGRIFLDGVDITDMPPYDRPINMMFQSYALFPHMTVAQNIAFGLQQDKIPKAEIDARVAEMLKLVQMSQYAKRKPHQLSGGQRQRVALARSLAKRPKLLLLDEPMGALDKKLRSQMQLELVEIIERVGVTCVMVTHDQEEAMTMAERIAIMHLGWIAQIGSPIDIYETPTSRLVCEFIGNVNIFEGEVIDDAEGHATITCKDLDRQIYVGHGISTSVQDKSVTYAIRPEKLLVTADQPTCEYNWSSGKVHDIAYLGGHSVFYVELPSGKLVQSFVANAERRGARPTWGDQVYVWWEDDSGVVLRS, from the coding sequence ATGGCAGTTGCCTCCGGCGCCTACAAGAAAGCCCTCGAGGGCGACCAGACACCGAAACAGGTGCTGGTCAAAATCGACCGGGTCACGAAGAAGTTCGACGAGACGATTGCCGTGGACGACGTGTCCCTGGAAATCAAGAAGGGTGAGATCTTCGCCCTGCTCGGCGGTTCGGGATCGGGCAAATCCACCTTGCTGAGGATGCTGGCAGGCTTCGAACGGCCCACGGAAGGGCGGATTTTCCTCGACGGCGTCGACATCACCGACATGCCGCCGTACGACCGCCCGATCAACATGATGTTCCAGTCCTACGCCCTGTTCCCGCACATGACCGTGGCGCAGAACATCGCCTTCGGCCTGCAGCAGGACAAGATCCCCAAGGCCGAGATCGACGCACGTGTGGCCGAGATGCTCAAGCTGGTGCAGATGAGCCAGTACGCCAAGCGCAAGCCGCATCAACTGTCCGGCGGTCAGCGTCAGCGCGTGGCCCTGGCCCGTTCGCTGGCCAAGCGGCCGAAGCTGCTGCTGCTCGACGAGCCGATGGGCGCGCTGGACAAGAAACTGCGCTCGCAGATGCAGCTGGAACTGGTGGAAATCATCGAGCGCGTCGGCGTGACCTGCGTGATGGTGACCCACGACCAGGAAGAGGCCATGACCATGGCCGAGCGCATCGCGATCATGCACCTGGGCTGGATCGCGCAGATCGGCAGCCCGATCGACATCTACGAAACCCCGACCAGCCGTCTGGTCTGTGAATTCATCGGCAACGTCAACATCTTCGAAGGCGAAGTGATCGACGACGCCGAAGGCCACGCGACCATCACCTGCAAGGACCTCGACCGGCAGATCTACGTCGGCCACGGCATCAGCACCTCGGTGCAGGACAAATCGGTCACCTACGCTATCCGCCCGGAGAAGCTGCTGGTCACCGCCGATCAACCGACCTGCGAGTACAACTGGTCGAGCGGCAAGGTCCACGACATCGCCTATCTGGGCGGGCACTCGGTGTTCTACGTCGAATTGCCGAGCGGCAAACTGGTGCAGTCGTTTGTCGCCAACGCCGAACGTCGCGGCGCGCGTCCGACCTGGGGCGATCAGGTCTACGTGTGGTGGGAAGACGACAGTGGCGTGGTACTTCGCTCATGA
- a CDS encoding polyamine ABC transporter substrate-binding protein — MPVFSSLRKALLAAAGLTIAVGAHAAGTVHIYNWSDYIGESTLADFEKETGIKPVYDVFDSNETLEGKLLAGRTGYDVVVPSNHFLGKQIKAGAFQKLDKTQLPNYSNLDPALLKRLEQNDPGNLYAVPYLWGTNGIGYNVDKVKAVLGIDKIDSWAVLFEPENIKKLHSCGVAFLDSADEMMPTMLNYLGLNANSTNTKDYEKATAKLLAVRPYVTYFHSSKYIGDLANGDICVAIGFSGDIFQAKNRAEEAKKGVNIAYSIPKEGGALWFDMLAIPKDSSNVKEAHAFINYLLKPEVIAQVSDYVGYANPNPGSDKLMEQSIRTDEAVYPPQAVLDKTYVSTELPANIQRLMTRSWTKVKSGK, encoded by the coding sequence TTGCCTGTATTTTCTTCTTTGCGCAAAGCCCTGCTGGCCGCTGCCGGCCTGACCATCGCTGTCGGAGCCCACGCCGCCGGTACGGTGCATATTTATAACTGGTCCGATTACATCGGCGAATCGACCCTGGCCGACTTCGAGAAAGAGACCGGAATCAAACCGGTCTACGACGTTTTCGATTCCAACGAAACCCTGGAAGGCAAGCTGCTCGCCGGGCGCACCGGTTACGACGTGGTCGTGCCGTCGAACCACTTCCTTGGCAAGCAGATCAAGGCGGGCGCGTTCCAGAAGCTCGACAAGACCCAGTTGCCGAATTATTCCAACCTCGACCCGGCGCTGCTCAAGCGTCTGGAGCAGAACGATCCCGGCAACCTCTATGCCGTGCCATATCTGTGGGGCACCAACGGCATCGGCTACAACGTCGACAAGGTCAAAGCCGTGCTTGGTATCGACAAGATCGATTCCTGGGCCGTGCTGTTCGAGCCGGAAAACATCAAGAAGCTGCACAGCTGCGGCGTCGCGTTCCTCGATTCGGCAGATGAAATGATGCCGACCATGCTCAATTACCTGGGCCTGAACGCCAACAGCACCAACACCAAGGACTACGAAAAAGCCACCGCCAAGCTGCTCGCGGTGCGTCCGTACGTCACCTATTTCCACTCCTCGAAGTACATCGGCGACCTGGCCAACGGCGACATCTGCGTGGCGATCGGTTTCTCCGGCGACATCTTCCAGGCGAAGAACCGTGCCGAGGAAGCGAAGAAGGGCGTCAACATCGCCTACTCGATTCCGAAAGAGGGCGGCGCGCTGTGGTTCGACATGCTGGCGATCCCCAAGGATTCGTCCAACGTCAAGGAAGCCCACGCCTTCATCAATTATTTGCTGAAACCCGAGGTGATTGCCCAGGTCAGTGATTACGTCGGTTACGCCAACCCCAATCCGGGTTCGGACAAGCTGATGGAACAATCCATTCGCACCGATGAAGCGGTTTACCCACCGCAAGCAGTCCTCGACAAGACCTACGTGTCGACCGAGTTGCCAGCCAATATTCAGCGTTTGATGACCCGCAGCTGGACCAAGGTCAAGTCGGGCAAATAA
- a CDS encoding polyamine ABC transporter substrate-binding protein produces the protein MKALGKKLAGKTLLALSMAGMMAGAVHADDKVLHVYNWSDYIAPDTVANFEKATGIKVVYDVFDSNETLEAKLLAGKSGYDIVVPSNNFLAKQIKAGVYQELDKSRLPNWKNLDEDLLKAVGDASDQGNKHAFPYMWGSIGIGYNPAKVKAALGIDKIDSWDVVFKPENIEKLKSCGVSFLDAPTEMIPAALHYLGKPTNSKDKADLKAAEDLFLKIRPSVAYFHSSKYISDLANGNICVAVGYSGDLEQSKTRAQEAGDKVKLAYTIPKEGAGTFYDMVAIPKDAENVEAAYKFMNYLLEPQVMAGITNAVRFPNGNKAATPLVDKDITSDPSIYPSAEVKKQLYAISDLDAATLRLITRSWTKIKSGK, from the coding sequence ATGAAGGCATTAGGTAAAAAGCTAGCTGGCAAGACTCTGCTCGCGCTGTCCATGGCGGGCATGATGGCGGGTGCGGTGCACGCGGACGACAAGGTACTGCACGTCTACAACTGGTCCGACTACATCGCGCCGGACACCGTGGCCAACTTCGAGAAAGCCACCGGGATCAAAGTCGTCTACGACGTCTTCGACAGTAACGAAACCCTGGAAGCCAAGCTGCTGGCCGGCAAATCCGGTTACGACATCGTGGTGCCTTCCAACAACTTCCTCGCCAAGCAGATCAAGGCCGGCGTCTACCAGGAGCTGGACAAGTCCAGACTGCCGAACTGGAAAAACCTCGACGAAGACCTGCTCAAGGCTGTTGGCGACGCCAGCGACCAGGGCAACAAGCACGCCTTCCCGTATATGTGGGGCTCGATCGGCATCGGCTACAACCCGGCCAAGGTCAAGGCTGCGCTGGGCATCGACAAGATCGATTCGTGGGATGTGGTATTCAAACCGGAAAACATCGAGAAACTCAAAAGCTGCGGCGTGAGCTTCCTCGATGCCCCGACCGAAATGATTCCGGCGGCATTGCACTACCTGGGCAAGCCGACCAATAGCAAGGACAAGGCTGACCTCAAAGCCGCCGAAGACCTGTTCCTGAAGATCCGTCCTTCGGTTGCCTACTTCCACTCGTCCAAGTACATCTCGGACCTGGCCAACGGCAACATCTGCGTCGCCGTCGGTTACTCGGGTGACCTGGAGCAATCCAAGACCCGCGCTCAGGAAGCCGGTGACAAGGTCAAACTGGCCTACACCATTCCGAAAGAAGGCGCTGGTACTTTCTACGACATGGTCGCCATTCCCAAGGATGCCGAAAACGTCGAAGCCGCCTACAAGTTCATGAACTACCTGCTGGAGCCGCAAGTGATGGCCGGCATCACCAACGCCGTGCGCTTCCCGAACGGCAACAAGGCCGCGACGCCTCTGGTGGACAAGGACATCACCAGCGACCCGAGCATCTATCCGTCGGCTGAAGTGAAGAAGCAGCTCTATGCGATCAGCGATCTGGACGCCGCGACACTGCGTCTGATCACCCGCAGCTGGACCAAGATCAAATCGGGTAAATAA
- a CDS encoding aspartate aminotransferase family protein: protein MTSNNPQTREWQTLSSDHHLAPFSDFKQLKEKGPRIITNAKGVYLWDSEGNKILDGMAGLWCVAIGYGRDELADAAAKQMRELPYYNLFFQTAHPPALELAKSIADVAPEGMNHVFFTGSGSEGNDTMLRMVRHYWAIKGQPNKKVIISRKNGYHGSTVAGASLGGMTYMHEQGDLPIPGIVHIAQPYWFAEGGDMSPEEFGIWAANQLEEKILEVGVDNVGAFIAEPIQGAGGVIIPPDTYWPRIKEILAKYDILFVADEVICGFGRTGEWFGSDFYDLAPEMMTIAKGLTSGYIPMGGLIVRDSVVAVLNEGGDFNHGFTYSGHPVAAAVGLENIRILREEKIIENAHNETAPYLQKRLRELNDHPLVGEVRGIGLLGAIELVQDKATRKRYEGKGVGMICRQFCFDNGLIMRAVGDTMIIAPPLVISKAEIDELVTKARKCLDLTLNALQA from the coding sequence ATGACCAGCAACAACCCGCAAACCCGTGAATGGCAAACGCTGAGCAGCGATCACCACCTGGCCCCGTTCAGTGATTTCAAGCAACTGAAAGAGAAGGGCCCGCGGATCATCACCAACGCCAAGGGCGTTTACCTGTGGGACAGCGAAGGCAACAAGATCCTCGACGGCATGGCCGGCCTGTGGTGCGTGGCGATCGGTTACGGCCGCGATGAACTGGCCGATGCCGCCGCCAAACAGATGCGCGAACTGCCGTACTACAACCTGTTCTTCCAGACCGCCCACCCGCCAGCGCTGGAACTCGCCAAGTCGATCGCCGACGTTGCGCCTGAAGGCATGAACCATGTGTTCTTCACCGGTTCCGGCTCCGAAGGCAACGACACCATGCTGCGTATGGTTCGCCACTACTGGGCGATCAAGGGCCAGCCGAACAAGAAAGTCATCATCAGCCGCAAGAACGGTTATCACGGTTCCACCGTGGCCGGCGCGAGCCTCGGCGGCATGACCTATATGCACGAGCAGGGCGACCTGCCGATTCCGGGCATCGTCCACATCGCGCAGCCGTACTGGTTCGCTGAAGGCGGCGACATGTCGCCGGAAGAGTTCGGCATCTGGGCGGCCAATCAGCTGGAAGAGAAGATTCTCGAAGTCGGCGTCGACAACGTCGGTGCCTTCATTGCCGAGCCGATCCAGGGTGCCGGTGGCGTGATCATTCCGCCCGATACCTACTGGCCGCGCATCAAGGAAATCCTTGCCAAGTACGACATCCTTTTCGTCGCCGATGAAGTGATCTGCGGTTTCGGCCGTACCGGTGAGTGGTTCGGTAGCGATTTCTACGACCTTGCGCCTGAAATGATGACCATCGCCAAGGGCCTGACTTCCGGCTACATCCCGATGGGCGGGCTGATCGTGCGTGATTCGGTGGTGGCCGTGCTCAATGAAGGCGGCGATTTCAACCACGGCTTCACTTACTCCGGGCACCCGGTGGCAGCAGCGGTGGGCCTGGAAAACATCCGCATCCTGCGCGAAGAAAAAATTATCGAGAACGCCCATAACGAAACGGCACCGTATTTGCAGAAACGTCTGCGCGAGCTGAACGATCACCCATTGGTGGGTGAAGTTCGTGGCATCGGTCTGCTGGGGGCGATCGAGCTCGTGCAGGACAAGGCCACGCGCAAGCGTTATGAAGGCAAGGGCGTCGGCATGATCTGCCGGCAGTTCTGCTTCGACAACGGCCTGATCATGCGCGCAGTCGGCGACACCATGATCATCGCGCCGCCGCTGGTGATCAGCAAAGCCGAGATCGATGAGCTGGTTACAAAAGCACGCAAGTGTCTGGACCTGACCCTCAATGCGCTGCAGGCCTAG
- a CDS encoding glutamine synthetase family protein — MSNNLDQLTDWLKDRKITEVECMIADLTGITRGKISPTNKFIAEKGMRLPESVLLQTVTGDYVEDDIYYELLDPADIDMICRPDQNAVYLVPWAIEPTAQVIHDTYDKQGNPIELSPRNVLKKVLKLYADKGWQPIVAPEMEFYLTKRSDDPDYPLQPPIGRSGRPEIGRQSFSIEAANEFDPLFEDVYDWCELQELDLDTLIHEDGTAQMEINFRHGDALSLADQILVFKRTMREAALKHDVAATFMAKPMTGEPGSAMHLHQSIIDIQTGKNVFSNEDGTMSQLFLHHIGGLQKLIPELLPLFAPNVNSFRRFLPDTSAPVNVEWGEENRTVGLRVPDAGPQNRRVENRLPGADANPYLAIAASLLCGYIGMVEGLNPSAPVVGRGYERRNLRLPLTIEDALERMENSKTVEKYLGKTFITGYVAVKRAEHENFKRVISSWEREYLLFAV; from the coding sequence ATGAGTAACAACCTCGACCAGCTCACCGATTGGTTGAAAGACCGCAAGATCACAGAAGTCGAATGCATGATCGCTGACTTGACCGGGATCACCCGGGGCAAGATTTCGCCGACCAACAAGTTCATCGCCGAAAAAGGCATGCGGCTGCCGGAGAGCGTACTGTTGCAGACCGTGACCGGCGACTACGTCGAAGACGACATCTATTACGAACTGCTCGACCCGGCCGACATCGACATGATCTGCCGCCCCGACCAGAACGCGGTGTACCTGGTGCCGTGGGCCATCGAGCCGACCGCGCAGGTGATCCACGACACCTACGACAAGCAAGGCAACCCGATCGAGCTGTCGCCGCGCAACGTCCTCAAGAAAGTCCTGAAGCTGTATGCCGACAAGGGCTGGCAGCCGATCGTGGCGCCGGAAATGGAGTTCTACCTGACCAAGCGCAGCGACGACCCCGACTATCCGTTGCAGCCGCCGATCGGCCGCTCGGGCCGTCCGGAAATCGGTCGGCAGTCGTTCTCCATTGAGGCGGCCAACGAATTCGACCCGCTGTTCGAAGACGTCTACGACTGGTGCGAACTGCAGGAGCTGGACCTCGACACGCTGATCCACGAGGACGGCACGGCGCAGATGGAAATCAACTTCCGTCACGGCGACGCCCTGTCGCTGGCCGACCAGATTCTGGTGTTCAAGCGCACCATGCGTGAAGCCGCGCTCAAGCACGACGTGGCCGCGACGTTCATGGCCAAGCCAATGACCGGCGAGCCGGGCAGCGCCATGCACCTGCACCAGAGCATCATCGACATTCAGACTGGCAAGAACGTTTTCTCCAACGAAGACGGGACCATGAGCCAATTGTTCCTGCATCACATTGGTGGCCTGCAGAAACTGATCCCCGAGCTGTTGCCGTTGTTCGCGCCGAACGTCAACTCGTTCCGCCGCTTCCTCCCGGACACCTCGGCACCGGTGAACGTCGAGTGGGGCGAGGAGAACCGCACCGTCGGCCTGCGCGTACCGGATGCCGGCCCGCAGAACCGCCGCGTGGAAAACCGTCTGCCGGGCGCCGATGCCAACCCGTATCTGGCGATCGCCGCGAGCCTGCTCTGCGGCTACATCGGCATGGTCGAAGGCCTCAACCCGAGCGCGCCGGTGGTCGGTCGTGGTTACGAGCGCCGCAACCTGCGCCTGCCGCTGACCATCGAAGATGCGCTGGAGCGCATGGAGAACAGCAAGACCGTCGAAAAATACCTCGGCAAGACCTTCATCACCGGCTACGTCGCGGTCAAGCGGGCCGAGCATGAAAACTTCAAGCGCGTGATCAGTTCCTGGGAGCGTGAGTACCTGCTCTTCGCCGTCTGA
- a CDS encoding glutamine synthetase family protein: protein MSVPPRAVQLNEANAFLKEHPEVLYVDLLIADMNGVVRGKRIERTSLHKVYEKGINLPASLFALDINGSTVESTGLGLDIGDADRICYPIPDTLCNEPWQKRPTAQLLMTMHELEGDPFFADPREVLRQVVTKFDELGLTICAAFELEFYLIDQENVNGRPQPPRSPISGKRPHSTQVYLIDDLDEYVDCLQDILEGAKEQGIPADAIVKESAPAQFEVNLHHVADPIKACDYAVLLKRLIKNIAYDHEMDTTFMAKPYPGQAGNGLHVHISILDKAGKNIFASEDPEQNAALRHAIGGVLETLPAQMAFLCPNVNSYRRFGAQFYVPNSPCWGLDNRTVAIRVPTGSADAVRIEHRVAGADANPYLLMASVLAGVHHGLVNQIEPGAPVEGNSYEQNEQSLPNNLRDALRELDDSEVMAKYIDPKYIDIFVACKESELEEFEHSISDLEYNWYLHTV, encoded by the coding sequence ATGTCGGTACCCCCGCGTGCCGTTCAGCTTAACGAAGCGAACGCGTTCCTTAAGGAACATCCTGAGGTTCTGTACGTTGACCTTCTGATTGCGGATATGAATGGTGTGGTGCGCGGCAAGCGCATCGAACGCACCAGCCTCCACAAGGTTTACGAGAAAGGCATCAACCTGCCGGCCTCTCTATTTGCTCTGGATATCAACGGCTCCACGGTGGAAAGCACCGGTCTGGGCCTGGACATCGGCGACGCCGATCGCATCTGCTATCCGATCCCCGATACCCTGTGCAACGAGCCATGGCAGAAGCGCCCTACCGCGCAACTGTTGATGACCATGCACGAACTCGAAGGCGACCCGTTCTTCGCCGATCCCCGTGAAGTGTTGCGTCAGGTGGTGACCAAGTTCGACGAGCTCGGCCTGACCATCTGCGCCGCCTTCGAACTCGAGTTCTACCTGATCGATCAGGAAAACGTGAACGGCCGTCCGCAGCCGCCACGCTCGCCGATCTCCGGCAAACGTCCGCACTCGACTCAGGTCTACCTGATCGACGACCTCGACGAATACGTCGACTGCCTCCAGGACATTCTCGAAGGCGCCAAAGAGCAAGGCATCCCGGCCGATGCGATCGTCAAGGAAAGTGCCCCGGCGCAGTTCGAAGTGAACCTGCACCACGTCGCCGACCCGATCAAGGCCTGCGACTACGCAGTGCTGCTCAAGCGTCTGATCAAGAACATCGCCTACGACCATGAAATGGACACCACTTTCATGGCCAAGCCGTATCCGGGCCAGGCGGGCAACGGTCTGCACGTACATATTTCGATTCTGGACAAAGCCGGCAAAAACATTTTTGCCAGCGAGGATCCCGAGCAGAACGCCGCGCTGCGTCACGCGATCGGCGGTGTGCTCGAGACCCTGCCGGCGCAGATGGCTTTCCTCTGCCCGAACGTCAACTCGTATCGTCGCTTCGGCGCGCAGTTCTATGTACCGAACTCGCCGTGCTGGGGCCTGGACAACCGCACTGTGGCGATTCGCGTACCGACCGGCTCGGCCGATGCCGTGCGTATCGAACACCGCGTGGCCGGCGCCGACGCCAACCCGTACCTGCTGATGGCTTCGGTACTGGCCGGCGTGCACCACGGTCTGGTCAACCAGATCGAGCCGGGCGCACCTGTCGAAGGCAACAGCTACGAGCAGAACGAACAGAGCCTGCCGAACAACTTGCGCGATGCCCTGCGCGAGCTGGACGACAGTGAGGTGATGGCCAAGTACATCGATCCGAAGTACATCGATATCTTCGTCGCCTGCAAGGAAAGCGAGCTGGAGGAGTTTGAACACTCCATCTCCGACCTTGAGTACAACTGGTATCTGCATACCGTTTAA
- a CDS encoding TetR/AcrR family transcriptional regulator yields MTRPATVRKPRARSQARIDSILDAARTLLAAEGVASLSIYSVAERAQIPPSSVYHFFASVPALLEALTADVHAAFRACLQAPIDHDALRDWRDLSRLVEQRMLEIYDQDAAARQLILAQHGLTEVTQADRQHDLELGDLMHKLFDQHFELPRLPDDVDVFALAMELGDRVYARSVQQHGQITPRMAEEGMRVFDAYIGLYLPTYLPKRHP; encoded by the coding sequence ATGACGCGTCCCGCCACCGTTCGCAAACCCCGTGCCCGCAGTCAGGCGCGGATCGATTCGATACTCGACGCCGCGCGCACGCTGCTCGCCGCCGAGGGCGTGGCCAGCCTGTCGATCTACAGCGTCGCCGAGCGCGCGCAGATTCCGCCCTCTTCCGTGTATCACTTTTTCGCCAGCGTCCCGGCGCTGCTCGAAGCGCTGACCGCCGATGTCCACGCGGCCTTCCGCGCCTGCCTGCAAGCGCCGATCGATCATGATGCTTTGCGCGACTGGCGAGATCTGTCGCGACTGGTCGAACAGCGCATGCTCGAGATCTACGATCAGGATGCCGCCGCACGGCAATTGATTCTGGCGCAACATGGCCTGACCGAAGTGACCCAGGCTGACCGCCAGCACGATCTGGAACTGGGCGACCTGATGCACAAATTGTTCGACCAGCATTTCGAGTTGCCGAGACTGCCGGACGATGTCGATGTGTTTGCCCTGGCCATGGAACTGGGCGACCGGGTGTATGCTCGCTCGGTGCAGCAGCACGGGCAGATCACCCCGCGCATGGCCGAGGAAGGGATGCGCGTGTTTGATGCCTATATCGGCCTGTATCTACCGACGTACCTGCCGAAGAGGCATCCCTAG
- a CDS encoding TOBE domain-containing protein, which yields MTIKAINVRNQFKGSIKEIVLGDVLSEIDVQTASGIVTSVITTRSVKELELVVGSEVIAFVKSTEVSIAKL from the coding sequence ATGACTATCAAAGCCATCAACGTGCGCAACCAGTTCAAAGGCTCGATCAAGGAAATCGTCCTCGGCGACGTGCTGTCGGAAATCGACGTGCAGACCGCTTCGGGCATCGTCACTTCGGTGATCACCACCCGTTCGGTCAAGGAGCTGGAACTGGTGGTCGGCAGCGAGGTGATCGCCTTTGTGAAATCCACCGAGGTGTCGATCGCCAAGTTGTAA
- the ssuB gene encoding aliphatic sulfonates ABC transporter ATP-binding protein, with protein sequence MTAQQPPRLLRGIPLAVRNLQKTFGARQVLRDIDLHIPAGQFVAVVGRSGCGKSTFLRLLAGLDQPTGGELLAGSAPLSQARDDTRLMFQEARLLPWKRIIDNVGLGLKGNWRPKALEALDAVGLADRANEWPAALSGGQKQRVALARALIHQPRLLLLDEPLGALDALTRIEMQQLIERLWQQHGFTVLLVTHDVSEAVAIADRVILIEDGEVGLDLHVELPRPRVRGSHRLAALETEVLNRVLSLPGEPPAPEPVSPLPTQLRWAQ encoded by the coding sequence ATGACCGCTCAACAACCTCCACGCCTGCTGCGCGGGATTCCACTGGCGGTGCGCAACCTGCAAAAAACCTTCGGCGCGCGCCAGGTGCTGCGCGACATCGATCTGCACATTCCGGCGGGGCAATTCGTCGCCGTGGTCGGGCGTAGCGGTTGTGGCAAGAGCACGTTTTTGCGCTTGCTCGCCGGCCTCGACCAGCCGACTGGCGGCGAGCTGCTCGCCGGCTCCGCGCCGCTCAGCCAGGCGCGCGACGACACGCGATTGATGTTCCAGGAAGCGCGACTGCTGCCGTGGAAAAGGATCATCGACAACGTCGGACTCGGGCTTAAAGGCAACTGGCGTCCGAAGGCTCTTGAAGCATTGGACGCGGTTGGCCTGGCAGATCGCGCCAATGAATGGCCGGCGGCGTTGTCGGGTGGGCAGAAGCAGCGGGTTGCACTGGCCCGCGCACTGATCCATCAGCCGCGTCTGCTGCTGCTCGACGAACCGCTCGGTGCACTGGATGCGCTGACCCGTATCGAGATGCAGCAACTGATCGAACGGCTCTGGCAGCAACACGGTTTCACCGTGCTGCTGGTGACCCACGACGTCAGTGAAGCGGTGGCGATTGCCGATCGGGTGATCCTGATCGAGGACGGCGAAGTCGGCCTCGACCTGCACGTCGAGCTGCCGCGCCCTCGGGTGCGCGGCTCGCATCGCCTCGCCGCGCTGGAAACCGAAGTGCTCAACCGTGTTCTGTCCCTGCCCGGTGAACCGCCGGCGCCGGAACCCGTTTCACCCCTGCCTACGCAATTGCGTTGGGCGCAATAA
- the ssuC gene encoding aliphatic sulfonate ABC transporter permease SsuC, translating to MKKFIHSLAPWALPVLLLAVWQLSVSAGWLSTRILPAPVAVIEAGVSLVRSGEIWTHLAISGWRAALGFTIGGSIGLVLGFITGLSKWGERLLDSSVQMIRNVPHLALIPLVILWFGIDESAKIFLVALGTLFPIYLNTYHGIRNVDPALVEMARSYGLSGFSLFWQVILPGALPSILVGVRFALGFMWLTLIVAETISASSGIGYLAMNAREFLQTDVVVLAILLYAVLGKLADLAARGLERVWLRWHPAYQVAKGGAA from the coding sequence ATGAAGAAATTTATCCACAGCCTCGCGCCTTGGGCGTTGCCGGTGTTGCTGCTGGCGGTGTGGCAGTTGTCGGTGTCGGCGGGCTGGTTGTCGACGCGGATTCTGCCGGCGCCGGTGGCGGTGATCGAGGCCGGCGTCAGTCTGGTACGCAGCGGCGAGATCTGGACGCACCTGGCGATCAGCGGCTGGCGCGCGGCACTCGGTTTCACCATTGGCGGCAGCATCGGCCTGGTATTGGGTTTCATCACCGGTCTGTCGAAGTGGGGCGAACGCCTGCTCGACTCCTCGGTGCAGATGATCCGCAACGTGCCGCATCTGGCGCTGATTCCGCTGGTGATCCTGTGGTTCGGCATCGATGAGTCGGCGAAGATTTTTCTGGTGGCGCTGGGCACGTTGTTCCCGATCTACCTCAACACGTATCACGGCATCCGTAACGTCGACCCGGCGCTGGTGGAGATGGCGCGCAGTTATGGTCTGAGCGGTTTCAGTCTGTTCTGGCAGGTGATTCTGCCGGGCGCGTTGCCGTCGATTCTGGTTGGCGTGCGCTTCGCTTTGGGCTTTATGTGGCTGACGCTGATCGTCGCCGAAACCATCTCGGCCAGCTCCGGTATCGGCTATCTGGCGATGAACGCCCGCGAGTTCCTGCAGACCGATGTGGTGGTGCTGGCGATCCTGCTTTACGCGGTGCTGGGCAAACTTGCCGACCTCGCCGCCCGTGGACTTGAGCGTGTGTGGCTGCGCTGGCACCCGGCCTATCAGGTTGCCAAGGGAGGTGCGGCATGA